GGTTCTACGGTGACCGTCATGGAACTCGGTCACTTCGGCTTCACCGTTGACCCGGCCGCATCGGACGTCGGGCTCATCGAGAATCTCGGCTTCGGCACGCTCTGGGTCAACGGCGGACAACTCGACCGACTGGACGTCCTCACCGGCCTGCTGGCGGCCACCGACCACGCCGTCGTCGCGCCGGCGATCATCCCGCCCGATGTGTTCACACCCGCGGAGGTCGTCGACCTGTTTCGCGACGCCGAGACCGCGGCACCGGGCCGACTCATGGTCGGCCTCGGTTCCTCGCAACACAAACCGCTGTCCGCGTTGACCGACTATGTCGATCGCCTCGACGCGATACCCCAGGACCGGCGCCTGCTGGCGGCGTTCGGGCCACGCAAACTCGATATCGCCCGCCACCGCTTCGCCGGCGCCATCCCCGGGATGTTCACCCCCGAGTACACCGCACACGCCCGGAGCCGACTCGGGCCGAACCCGCTGCTGGCCGTCGGGCAGTACTGCGTCCTCGACACCGATGCCGACACCGCCCGGGAGAGCGCGCGGGCCCCCCTACGGTTCCTGATGGGCCTGCGCAGCTACACGGATTCCGCACGGCGACAGGGTTTCTCCGCACACGACATCGGGACGTTGAGCGACACCCTGGTGGACAGCGTGATCGCGTGGGGCACCCCCGCCGGCATCGTGGCGCACGCGCAACGACACCTGACCGCCGGCGCCGACCACGTCTATTTCAGTGTGCTGTCCGACGGCTCGCAACCGGGCGGCCTGGATGCCGCCCGCCAGCTGGCCTCGGCACTGGGCGTCAGGCGCTGACCTTGCGTCGCTTCCGGGTCTTCGGCGCGGGCTCTGCGGGTGCCTGCACCTCGTCGAGCATCTCGGCGAGGAACTGCCCGGTGTAGCTGCCCGGCGTCGCCGCGACATCCTCCGGCGTCCCGGCGGCCACCATGGTGCCGCCCCCGGCGCCGCCCTCGGGCCCCATGTCGATGATCCAGTCCGAGGTCTTGATGACATCGAGGTTGTGTTCGATGACGATCACCGTATTGCCCTTGTCGACAAGGCCGTTGATCACCTTGAGCAGCTTCCGGATGTCCTCGAAGTGCAGACCGGTGGTCGGCTCGTCGAGGATGTAGATCGTGCGACCGGTGGAGCGCTTCTGCAATTCAGCCGCCAGCTTCACCCGCTGCGCTTCACCGCCGGACAGCGTCGGCGCGGGCTGGCCGAGCCGCACGTAGCCGAGGCCGACGTCGACCAGCGTCTTGAGGTAACGGTGAATCGAGGTGATGTTCTCGAAGAACTCCGCGGCCTCCTCGATCGGCATGTCCAGCACCTCGGAGATGGTCTTGCCCTTGTAGTGCACCTCCAGGGTCTCCCGGTTGTACCGGGCACCGTGGCACACCTCGCACGGCACGTACACATCGGGCAGGAAGTTCATCTCGATCTTGAGCGTGCCGTCACCCGAACATGCCTCACAGCGGCCACCTTTGACGTTGAACGAGAACCGGCCGGGCTGGTAGCCGCGCACCTTCGCCTCGGTCGTCGCGGCGAACAGGGTGCGGATCTTGTCGAACACCCCGGTGTAGGTGGCCGGATTGGACCGCGGGGTGCGGCCGATCGGCGACTGGTCGACGCGCACCAACTTGTCGAGCTGGTCGATACCGTTGATCCGGGTGTGCCGGCCGGGCACCTGCCGCGCACCGTTGAGCTTGTTGGCCAGCACGGTGGCCAGGATGTCGTTGACCAGCGTCGACTTACCCGACCCGGACACCCCGGTGACCGAGGTCAGCACCCCGAGCGGGAAGGCGATGTCGACCTCTTTGAGGTTGTGTTCGCGTGCGCCGACGACGGTGAGCTGACGCTTGCGGTCCACCGGGCGCCGGATGGCCGGAACCTCGATGCTTTCCTTGCCGGAAAGGTAAGCGCCGGTGAGGGATTCCGGATTCTTCAGCAGATCCCGGTAGGTGCCGCTGTGCACGATGCGGCCACCGTGCTCACCGGCGTACGGGCCGATGTCGACGACCCAGTCGGCGTGCGCGATGGTGTCCAGGTCGTGCTCCACCACGATCAGGGTGTTGCCCAGGTTGCGCAGCCGCACCAGGGTGTCGATGAGCTTGCGGTTGTCGCGCTGATGCAGCCCGATGGACGGCTCGTCGAGCACGTAGAGCACCCCGACCAGGCCGGAGCCGATCTGGGTGGCGAGCCGGATGCGTTGCGCCTCACCGCCGGACAGCGTCGCCGCCGCCCGGGACAGAGACAGGTATTCCAGGCCGACGTCGAGCAGGAAGCCGAGCCGGGACTGGATCTCCTTGAGCACCTGCCCGGCGATGGCCTGTTCCCGCTGGCCCAGGGTGAGCGCGTTGAGGAACACCGCACAGTCGGCGATGGACAGTTCGGCGACCTCGGCGATCGACTTCTCGCCGTGCACACCCGCGGCCAGCGTGACCGCCAGGATCTCGGGCTTGAGCCGGGTCCCCTCGCACTCCGGGCAGGGGATATCGCGCATGAAACCCTCGTAGCGCTCCTTCATCTGCTCGGAGTCGGTCTGCTCCATCCGGCGCTGCAGGAAGGCCAGCACACCCTCGAAGTCCGCGTAGTAGGACCGGGTGCGGCCGTACCGGTTCTTGTACCGGACGTGCACCTGATGGTCGGAGCCCTCCAGGATGGCCTTGCGCGCCTTGGCGGGCAGCTTCTTCCACGGGGTGTCGACGTCGAAGCCCATCTCGTCGCCGAGACCGGACATCATCCGGGTGAAGTACTCCGCGGTGTGGCCCATCGACCACGGCGCGACGGCGCCTTCGGCCAGCGTGAGGTCCGGGTCGGGCACCACCAGGTCCGGGTCGACCTCCTTCTTGATGCCCAGACCGGTGCACTCCGGGCAGGCGCCGTAGGGCGAGTTGAAGGAGAACGACCGCGGTTCCAGATCGTCGACGGCCAGGGCGTGTCCGTTCGGGCACGCCAGCTTCTCGGAGAACCGCTGCTCACGATGCGGATCGGTCTCGTCCCGGTCGACGAAGTCGAGCACCAGGATGCCGTCGGCCAGCCCGAGCGCGGTCTCCACCGAATCGGTCAGCCGCTGCTTGCTGCTGGCCTTCACGGTGAGGCGGTCGACGACCACCTCGATGTCGTGCTTCTCCTGCTTTTTGAGCTTGGGCGGGTCGGTCAACGGGTAGACCACCCCGTCGACGCGCACCCGGCTGTAGCCCTGGGTGTTGAGCTTCTCGAACAGGTCGACGAACTCACCCTTGCGGGTCCGCACCACCGGGGCGAGCACCTGGAACTTGGTGCCCTCCTCCATGGCGAGCACCTGGTCGACGATCTGCTGCGGGGTCTGGCGCGCGATGCGCTCACCGCAGACCGGGCAATGCGGGGTGCCGGCGCGGGCATAGAGCAGGCGCAGGTAGTCGTACACCTCGGTGATGGTGCCCACGGTGGAGCGCGGGTTGCGGTTGGTCGACTTCTGGTCGATGGACACCGCCGGGGACAGGCCCTCGATGAAGTCCACGTCCGGCTTGTCCATCTGGCCGAGGAACTGCCTGGCGTACGCCGAGAGCGACTCGACGTAGCGGCGCTGCCCCTCGGCGAAGATCGTGTCGAAGGCCAGCGAGGACTTACCGGAGCCGGACAGGCCGGTGAACACGATCAGGGCGTCGCGTGGCAGATCAAGATCGACGCCACGTAGATTGTGCTCGCGCGCACCCTTGACGATCAGACGGTCAGACAACGGGGTTTCCTCCCAAGACAGAATTCATCGCCCATGCTAGGTGCCCCCACCGACAAGCCCGATAACGTGGCGGTATGAGCACCCTCGTCGAGAACTACACCGGCCACGTCGACCCCGGCACCGCGGCACGGCGCACGCTTCCGGGGGCGACCATCATCAAGGCGTCGGTCGGCGCCATGGACAACAACGCGTATCTCATCACCTGCTCGGCGACCGGGAAGACCCTGCTGATCGACGCCGCCAACGACGCCGACTCCCTGATCGGGCTGATCAGGGAGTATGCCCCCGACGTGGCGCTCATCGTGACCAGCCACCAACACTACGACCATTGGCAGGCGCTGGCCGCGGTCGCCGAGGCCACCGGCGCACCGACGGCGGCCCACGCGCTGGACGCCGAGCCGCTGCCGGTCAGCCCGGACCGGATTCTCGCCGACGGCGACACGGTCACCGTCGGCAATCTCACCTTCGACGTGATTCACCTCCAGGGTCACACCGAGGGTTCGGTCGCATTGGCGCTGCGCGGCGCGGACGGGGACGTCACCCACCTGTTCACCGGGGACTGCCTGTTCCCGGGTGGGGTCGGCAAGACCTGGAAAGAGGGCGACTTCGAGCGGCTGCTCGGCGATGTGTCGAACAAGGTGTTCGACGTATACCCCGATTCGACGGTGGTCTATCCCGGGCACGGTGACGACACCACCATCGGCGCCGAACGCCCGCACCTGACCGAATGGCGCGAGCGCGGCTGGTGAGGCCGGTACCCGAGAAGCCCGGTCCGGGCCAGGAATCGGTGTGGGACTATCCCCGCCCGCCCCGGCTCGAGGAATTCCGCGGCTCGATCACCGTCGAGCTCGGCGGGGTCGACATCGCCGCGACACAGCGGGGCTGGCGGGTGCTGGAGACCAGCCACCCACCGACCTATTACCTGCCCGCCGACTCCTTTCGGCCCGGCGTGCTGCGGGCCACTGCCGGTTCGTCCTGGTGTGAGTGGAAGGGACGGGCGAGCTACTTCGACCTGGTCTCCGGACGGACCGTGGCCCCGCGTGCGGCCTGGACCTACGCGGCACCGACCCGCGGTTTCGAACCCATCGCCGGGGCCGTCGCGGTGATGGCTGCGGCGGTGGACCGGTGCACTGTCAACGGCGAGACCGTCCTCCACCAACCTGGCGGCTTCTACGGCGGTTGGATCACCAGCGGGGTGACCGGGCCGTTCAAGGGCGTCCCGGGGTCGATGGGCTGGTGAGGCGTCAGAGCTTGGCGATCACCTGCTCGCCGAATCCGGCGATGACGTCGGTCGCGTGCGCCAGGCTGTCACCGGGCACCTGCACCTGGATCCAGGTCACCCCCAGCTCGGCCAGCTGCTGCACACCGTCCAGGTAGGCCGCCGGGTCGAAGGACTCCGCGCCGGGCACCCCGCCGACGGCATTGCTGAAGGTGATGTCGACCGTTTCCGGGTCGCGGCCGGCCTCGTCCAGGCGCCGGCGCAGATCGTCGATGCCCGCCTGCAGCGTCTCCAGCGAGTCCATCGGGTCGGTGCGCGCCGTCTGCGCCAGCACCCCGGCCGCAGGGAACGGGCACCATCCGTCGCCGTGCTGGGCAACCCGGCGGCGGGCGGCGGCGGTGTTGCCGCCGATCCAGATCGGCGGTGGTGCGGCCGGGCGGGGGTGGGCGGTGATGCCCGCGGCGGTGAAGTGCCGACCCTCGAAGCTCACATCGTCACCGTTCCAGATGGCCCGGATGACCTGCAGCGCCTCCTCGACGAGCGCCCCGCGCTCCTCGAAATCGACTCCGAGAGCGGTGAATTCACGCTTGAGATAACCGACGCCGACGGCCAGGGTGAACCTTCCGCCGGACAGCAGGG
This region of Mycolicibacterium diernhoferi genomic DNA includes:
- a CDS encoding DUF427 domain-containing protein, with translation MARARLVRPVPEKPGPGQESVWDYPRPPRLEEFRGSITVELGGVDIAATQRGWRVLETSHPPTYYLPADSFRPGVLRATAGSSWCEWKGRASYFDLVSGRTVAPRAAWTYAAPTRGFEPIAGAVAVMAAAVDRCTVNGETVLHQPGGFYGGWITSGVTGPFKGVPGSMGW
- a CDS encoding LLM class F420-dependent oxidoreductase; this translates as MKFAFTHPMHSHPYNPELVNGAGVAAVAAAAEAAGFAGFGFTDHPAPTQKWLDHGGHDALDPFVAMGFAAAHTSTLRLIPNVVVLPYRNPFVVAKAGATLALLSGGRFTLAVGVGYLKREFTALGVDFEERGALVEEALQVIRAIWNGDDVSFEGRHFTAAGITAHPRPAAPPPIWIGGNTAAARRRVAQHGDGWCPFPAAGVLAQTARTDPMDSLETLQAGIDDLRRRLDEAGRDPETVDITFSNAVGGVPGAESFDPAAYLDGVQQLAELGVTWIQVQVPGDSLAHATDVIAGFGEQVIAKL
- a CDS encoding TIGR03620 family F420-dependent LLM class oxidoreductase — encoded protein: MELGHFGFTVDPAASDVGLIENLGFGTLWVNGGQLDRLDVLTGLLAATDHAVVAPAIIPPDVFTPAEVVDLFRDAETAAPGRLMVGLGSSQHKPLSALTDYVDRLDAIPQDRRLLAAFGPRKLDIARHRFAGAIPGMFTPEYTAHARSRLGPNPLLAVGQYCVLDTDADTARESARAPLRFLMGLRSYTDSARRQGFSAHDIGTLSDTLVDSVIAWGTPAGIVAHAQRHLTAGADHVYFSVLSDGSQPGGLDAARQLASALGVRR
- the uvrA gene encoding excinuclease ABC subunit UvrA, translated to MSDRLIVKGAREHNLRGVDLDLPRDALIVFTGLSGSGKSSLAFDTIFAEGQRRYVESLSAYARQFLGQMDKPDVDFIEGLSPAVSIDQKSTNRNPRSTVGTITEVYDYLRLLYARAGTPHCPVCGERIARQTPQQIVDQVLAMEEGTKFQVLAPVVRTRKGEFVDLFEKLNTQGYSRVRVDGVVYPLTDPPKLKKQEKHDIEVVVDRLTVKASSKQRLTDSVETALGLADGILVLDFVDRDETDPHREQRFSEKLACPNGHALAVDDLEPRSFSFNSPYGACPECTGLGIKKEVDPDLVVPDPDLTLAEGAVAPWSMGHTAEYFTRMMSGLGDEMGFDVDTPWKKLPAKARKAILEGSDHQVHVRYKNRYGRTRSYYADFEGVLAFLQRRMEQTDSEQMKERYEGFMRDIPCPECEGTRLKPEILAVTLAAGVHGEKSIAEVAELSIADCAVFLNALTLGQREQAIAGQVLKEIQSRLGFLLDVGLEYLSLSRAAATLSGGEAQRIRLATQIGSGLVGVLYVLDEPSIGLHQRDNRKLIDTLVRLRNLGNTLIVVEHDLDTIAHADWVVDIGPYAGEHGGRIVHSGTYRDLLKNPESLTGAYLSGKESIEVPAIRRPVDRKRQLTVVGAREHNLKEVDIAFPLGVLTSVTGVSGSGKSTLVNDILATVLANKLNGARQVPGRHTRINGIDQLDKLVRVDQSPIGRTPRSNPATYTGVFDKIRTLFAATTEAKVRGYQPGRFSFNVKGGRCEACSGDGTLKIEMNFLPDVYVPCEVCHGARYNRETLEVHYKGKTISEVLDMPIEEAAEFFENITSIHRYLKTLVDVGLGYVRLGQPAPTLSGGEAQRVKLAAELQKRSTGRTIYILDEPTTGLHFEDIRKLLKVINGLVDKGNTVIVIEHNLDVIKTSDWIIDMGPEGGAGGGTMVAAGTPEDVAATPGSYTGQFLAEMLDEVQAPAEPAPKTRKRRKVSA
- a CDS encoding MBL fold metallo-hydrolase; the protein is MSTLVENYTGHVDPGTAARRTLPGATIIKASVGAMDNNAYLITCSATGKTLLIDAANDADSLIGLIREYAPDVALIVTSHQHYDHWQALAAVAEATGAPTAAHALDAEPLPVSPDRILADGDTVTVGNLTFDVIHLQGHTEGSVALALRGADGDVTHLFTGDCLFPGGVGKTWKEGDFERLLGDVSNKVFDVYPDSTVVYPGHGDDTTIGAERPHLTEWRERGW